In one window of Bemisia tabaci chromosome 6, PGI_BMITA_v3 DNA:
- the LOC109036812 gene encoding uncharacterized protein: MVGSSAWCVSLPRKSLQVNLISHNFLASAVFLTLFLATSDSKTLEDPYLVRTLNGEKVPYNNYRDYHSPNLGDELDPVFYEFNFDPVRLEEKLIRAAHFNGTSPSRFHLELRMLVDCAMKDYTDYDTVIKQCRNNQYIDIVHLEKKYYIEDAALPSPWFEDFPTQEQYNFFNKITHKKLIMMFPQYLRFHHMKLDRKHFDSACRHLDKVLPKIMKYPEFAGFLPTLDDKTLQIGRIKELIGVYLFWQFCNVAQDERTEEHFGKIKKMTLKRIEASRLPNAERVRFLRANDILPRDDEKWEKEPKLDEKYLEPFDSLPFLVQNAAAERKYEFLGKKGRGAFRCSSK, from the exons ATGGTAGGATCTTCAGCATGGTGCGTGAGCCTCCCACGAAAAAGCCTGCAAGTCAATTTGATATCGCACAACTTCCTTGCCTCGGCTGTCTTCTTGACATTATTCCTGGCTACAA GTGATTCAAAGACCCTTGAAGACCCTTATCTCGTAAGGACTTTGAATGGTGAGAAGGTGCCCTACAATAATTATCGAGACTACCACTCACCAAATCTGGGAGATGAACTGGACCCCGTCTTTTATGAGTTTAATTTCGATCCAGTACGTCTTGAGGAGAAGCTCATCCGCGCTGCTCACTTCAATGGCACTTCTCCCTCGCGATTTCATCTTGAACTTCGAATGCTAGTCGATTGTGCCATGAAGGATTACACGGATTACGATACGGTCATAAAGCAGTGTCGGAACAACCAATATATAGATATTGttcatcttgaaaaaaaatactataTAGAGGATGCTGCATTACCTTCCCCGTGGTTCGAGGATTTTCCGACACAAGAGCAATATAACTTTTTTAACAAGATCAcgcataaaaaattaataatgatgTTTCCTCAGTACTTAAGATTCCACCACATGAAATTGGATCGTAAACATTTTGACTCTGCTTGTCGGCATCTGGACAAGGTCCTTCCTAAAATTATGAAGTATCCAGAATTTGCCGGTTTCTTACCTACTCTTGACGACAAAACCCTTCAAATCGGCAGAATAAAGGAATTGATTGGAGTGTACCTTTTTTGGCAGTTTTGTAACGTTGCTCAGGACGAGAGGACAGAGGAGCATTTcggaaagattaaaaaaatgaccCTAAAACGAATTGAAGCTAGTAGGCTACCAAATGCAGAGAGAGTGCGGTTTCTAAGGGCAAATGACATCTTACCACGGGATGATGAAAAGTGGGAAAAGGAACCTAAATTGGATGAGAAATATTTGGAACCCTTTGACTCTTTACCATTTCTAGTACAAAATGCTGCTGCTGAGCGGAAGtatgaatttttggggaaaaagggGCGAGGAGCCTTCCGCTGCTCCTCGAAGTGA